DNA sequence from the Ruminococcus albus 7 = DSM 20455 genome:
GGAACTGGAACAGACTCCGTTTATGCCTGAAAAGCTTGAAAGCGGCACACTGAATACCGCAGGTGTGACTGGACTTGGTGCGGGGCTGGGATTCGTCAAAGCTAAGGGCATTGATAATATCCTGCGGCATGAAATGGAGTTGTGCAAACGATTTGAGCAAGGTCTTTTAAAGCTTGGTGCAGAGGTCTATGACAGCGATATTCTTCGGGTGCCGATAGTGGCATTTAATATAAAAGGCAAGACTTCTGAGGAAACGGCTGCGGAACTCAGCAAAGCCGGATTTGCTCTGAGGGGTGGTATGCACTGCGCGGCACTTGCCCATGAAAGTCTGGGTACGGGTAAACGGGGAGTTGTAAGGTTCTCGCCGTCGGTGTTCAACACCCATGTACAGGTGAGCGAACTTCTTGGTTTTATTGAAAACAGGCTGTGCGTATAAATGAAAGACCCCACAGGACGTATCCTGCGGGGCTTTGCATTATATAAATTTACTTCCGTTTCTTGAATACCACTGCAACGCAGCCTGCCAGCGCAATACTGACTGTAGCAAGTGTTGCAGCACCTGTATCAGGATTTATATTCTGACCGGTGACAGCTTTTTCACCTGCGTTTTCGGTATTCTCATCAGCCCATACAGGCACAGCTGCAGAACACAGCATCATCGTGCAGCATAGTAATGAAACGAGCTTTTTCTTCATACCGTTTCACTCCTTTGCTCGGTAATGGGATATAATTTTTCGCATCATTTTCCTATATCATTATTTTATCACATATCTATCACAGATTCAAGATGCACATTGAACAAATAACAAAGTATATTTATGGAGAATATCAACAGATGAAATTAATGGACAGTAAAGCTGTTTTCATATATAAAAAGACACTTCTGCCGAAAGAGCAGAAGTGTCTGAAATTACATATCAAGCGATGTTTCGCGGATTATTACTTGTCAGCGATAACGTCGATGCCGGGGAGAACCTTGCCCTCGAGGTATTCGAGAGATGCGCCGCCGCCTGTGGAGATGTGGCTCATCTTGTCAGCGAAGCCCAGCTGGATAACTGCAGCTGCAGAGTCGCCGCCGCCGATGATAGTAGTAGCATCGGTCTCAGCCAGTGCCTTAGCAACAGCTATAGTACCTGCTGCCAGAGTGGGGTTCTCGAAAACGCCCATAGGTCCGTTCCAAACAACGGTCTTAGCGGACTTAACAGCCTCAGCGAACAGAGCCTGAGTCTTGGTGCCGATATCCAGACCTTCCTTGTCTGCAGGGATCTTGTCGGAATCAACGATCTCAACTTCAACCTCAGCGTCGATAGGATCAGGGAAGTTGGAAACAACTGTTGTATCGATAGGCAGAAGCAGCTTCTTGCCGTTCTTCTCAGCCTTAGCGATCATTTCCTTGCAGTAATCAAGCTTGGTATCGTCAACCAGGGACTTACCAACTTCCTTGCCCTGAGCCTTCAGGAAGGTGTAAGCCATACCGCCGCCGATGATGAGGGTATCGCACTTCTCGAGCAGGTTAGAGATAACGTTCAGCTTATCAGCAACCTTAGCACCGCCGAGGATAGCAACGAAAGGACGAACAGGGGTCTCAACTGCATTACCGAGATAGTTGATCTCCTTCTGCATCAGGTAACCAACTGCGGTCTCCTTTACGAACTTGGTAACGCCTGCTGTAGAAGCGTGAGCTCTGTGAGCAGAACCGAAAGCGTCCATTACGAATACCTGACCGTCAACCAGCTCAGCCAGTTCCTTAGCGAACTCCTCGCCGTTCTTGGTCTCGTCGTTGCCTCTGAATCTTGTGTTCTCCAGAACAACGATCTCGCCGTCCTTCATAGCTGCAACTGCTGCCTTGGCATTGTCGCCTACAACAGTATCGTCAGCTGCGAAAGTTACCTTAGTGCTTACCAGCTCTGCAAGTCTGTCAGCAGCGGGCTTCAGGCTGAACTTAGCCTCAGGACCGTTCTTGGGCTTGCCCAGATGTGAGCAAAGAACTACCTTTGCGCCGTTCTCAACCAGCTTGTTGATAGTGGGGAGAGCAGCTGTGATACGGTTATCATTAGTGATAACGCCGTCCTTCAGCGGAACGTTGAAATCAACTCTTACAAGGACCTTTTTGCCCTTAACATCAATGTCTTCTACAGTGACTTTGTTTAAACCTGCCATTTTAGTGACACCTCTCTCTTAATATTTCCGCCGGGGCGGATACTTTCCGTTGTTAAAGTTATAACAACTCCGAATTATATTATATAATATCACGGCAAAAAAATCAAGAGGTTTTGGCTTATTTTTACCAATATTCCAAAAAAACAGTGCTGTTTTGTATGCCTATTATTCATTATTTTTTACTGTTCGGCATATCAGCTGCGACTGCTGCTGCGGAATACCAGTGAAGCGAGAAAAGCAAACAGCATAGCGGCTGCTATACCGCCTGCGCCTGCTGTAAGTCCTCCTGTGAATATACCAAGAAAGCCTTTGTCTTCTATCTCACGGCGGACAC
Encoded proteins:
- a CDS encoding NPXTG-anchored protein, with the protein product MKKKLVSLLCCTMMLCSAAVPVWADENTENAGEKAVTGQNINPDTGAATLATVSIALAGCVAVVFKKRK
- a CDS encoding phosphoglycerate kinase; the protein is MAGLNKVTVEDIDVKGKKVLVRVDFNVPLKDGVITNDNRITAALPTINKLVENGAKVVLCSHLGKPKNGPEAKFSLKPAADRLAELVSTKVTFAADDTVVGDNAKAAVAAMKDGEIVVLENTRFRGNDETKNGEEFAKELAELVDGQVFVMDAFGSAHRAHASTAGVTKFVKETAVGYLMQKEINYLGNAVETPVRPFVAILGGAKVADKLNVISNLLEKCDTLIIGGGMAYTFLKAQGKEVGKSLVDDTKLDYCKEMIAKAEKNGKKLLLPIDTTVVSNFPDPIDAEVEVEIVDSDKIPADKEGLDIGTKTQALFAEAVKSAKTVVWNGPMGVFENPTLAAGTIAVAKALAETDATTIIGGGDSAAAVIQLGFADKMSHISTGGGASLEYLEGKVLPGIDVIADK